DNA from Methanosphaera cuniculi:
AGAATCAGATCCTGTTATTTCTTCATATGTAATATTAGATTCATGAAGTTGATCTTTAAGTGTCATAGGAAGTGATCCTACAATTGTTACATGTGATATATTATTATTTTTAAGATAATTCATATAACTTGAATGTAGATATTCACTTGATTCATATGATTTATTAGATGCTGTAACAAATACAGGAACTTTCATATAAGATCCAAGATGTGCTGCTAGAGGATCTGATGATGTGATTATAACAGACTTAGGAGTTGTATTATAAGATGATGTAAGACGTGTTAATATTTGGGGTATTGATCTTCCATTAACAACTTTAACATTAACTCCCATCATTTTAAGATTTATAACTTCACTAAAATCAATAGGACCTACAATTGTAATTTTTTTAACATTATTTTCTTTAATATAATCAGGTAGCCATGTACTTATTTCATCAGGTATATGAATGTCAGATAGTATAAGTGGTATATTATTAACTGCACAATATCCACTAACTCCTACTTCAAGTGCACGCATATCACCTGTACATACAGATATAACCATTGATGTATCAGAATCAATAGTATCTGTAAATGTATCATTTAAGATATATGCTCCACCTATAATTATGAAAGCAAAAATAATATATATTATTGTTTTTTTATTCATATGAAAATTAATTTCTCCTTAAATATTTGTGTAAAAAAAAGGGGATAGTTTCAAAAAAAACTTTTTGTTAATATGAATTTATCAAATAAAAAATATATAAACATAATTTTATTAATAAAAAAAAGAGAAGGAGATTAATTTAGATATTATTTTTTTTTACCTTAAAATAATTCATATATTTATTTTACAAATTTTATAATTACTATTTTCATACACACACTTAGCATAGAAAGGTATTGGTGTATCATGATTTAATACTAAATATTCTATGTTTAAGTCATGTAATTCATTTACTGTTGAATGATTTTCTATTATATGAACAGGATCAACTACATATTCAGGTATACTTTCTGTAAATCCTCCATATATTACTGGTGTTCTGCTTGTTGAGACAATGATTGTATCAAGTATTGAATCTTCACATACAGCAATTTTATGATCTGTATTATTAGTGAACCATTCCATTACATCATATCTATCATGTGCAAGAGTAGAATTTCCATATCGTGATGATATTATAGATGGTTTATATGTACTTCCCACTGGATCTAAAACCATATGAATACTATCTGGAAGAATCATAATATCGTTTTCATCAGGTGTTAGTAACTCTGGTGTATATGAATCTGTATATGCCATTGATGTAGATGTTGCATAGATAAGTAGTAGTATAATGACTATTTTTTTATAATTTTTATTTGTTATTTTTCCAATAACTTGCATAAAACCATATCCTGCTATAAATACCAGAGGATATGCACTTATTTCAAGTATTCTTATTGAAACTGTTTGAACTCCAAAGTATACTACCTGACTTACACAGACAATTGAAAATGCCCATAGTAGTAAGAATAATGATTTTTCACTTCTTTTTTTAAGTAAAAAATACACACCAATTATCATAAATATAGTAGGAATTATACCAAAATATTTAGCTAGAAATTCATCAAAGCGGAGTGGATTTCCACCAAGAGAATTAAAAAATAATCCATACTTAATTTCTACATAAATCCACCATGGAAGTGCAATAATACATGATACTATAATAAATACAAGTAAGTATTTTATGTTAATTTTCCCTCTTATAAGTTGTACTACTGCATATAATCCTATAACTCCACATGTTATGATAAATGTTGCCATATGAAGATTTGCAATTAAACCAAGTGATACAGCAGATATTAAAACATACTTTAATTTATTATCATTAAATCCCATGTAAAACATTACACAACAAATAATCATAAATGCCATTGTAATAGTTGCAGGTGTGCATATAACTCCACGATTAAATGTGGCAAAACAAATCATGCTAAAAAGACCTGTAAAAAATCCATATTTAACATTATCAAATAATCTATATGCCATGTATGTTATAATACCAACAAGTATAAATGTAAAGAAAGGCTCAAGTAAAACGCACACATCTTTTAATGATAAACCAGTAATACATGAAATTCCTGCTAAAAATAAGTGAAACAATGGTGGATACATGATAAGTCTACCTGCTGGTGCAACAGTTAAGTAATCCCAGAAAACAAGACCATTTGACATATATAAATCAGCCATGTGAATATGGTAATAAACATCCCATGAAATAGGAAAACTAAACTTTAAAACCAGGAGAAGAGCTATGATAAATGAAATTACTGCTGGTAAAAATAATATTCGTCGATTATTATAAAACAAAGTAAATTACCTCAAAAAAATATTAAATTCTTTTCTATATTATTATATATAAAATTCATATCCTAAAAAAATTTTCATAAAAAAAAATGTTTGTAAAAAAAAGAGGGTGGTTATAGTTTAAAACTTTTATTTGTGTCTGCTTATTAACTCATCAAACACATCATCAAGTGGAATTCCTTTATATACTAGATCTACTAGTATGAAGAATATTAAATCTGCTGATTCATGTACTAGATCTTCACTATTTTTTGATGCTAGTATTACTTCTGTTGCTTCTTCACCTAATTTTTCAAGTATTTTATCTTCTGCTTTTTTATCTGAATCTTGCATTAGTTTTGATGTGTATGAATCTGATGGGTTTTCTTTACGTTCAACTAATGTATTATATACTTCTCGTATTATGTCATCTTTTGGCATTTTATTTAATTCCTCCTTTTATTTTATTGCTGTATTTTTGTCACGTAGACTTCCTGTTATTGCAATTAGTGGATGTTGTGCATCTGATATTATATTTATATCATCTATTGTGAATATTCCATTGTTTTCTGCAGTTTTTTCTATTCCTAGTTTTATGTTTTTATCTAGTTTTATTACATTTGCTGTTAATTCATCTTTTCCCATTTCATAACATGCTACTAGACGATGATGTCCATCTACTACTAGGTATTTTCCATCTGTTTTTTCAACTACAATAATAGGTTCAGCTAGTCCTCGTTCTATTTCATATGTTCTTCCTTGTAGTTCATCAGCATATACTCTATCTTGTGTTGGTTGTAAGCTTTTTATTGGAACTTTTTGTTTGGTTAGTGAAGTTTTTATGTTATATAGTTGTTCAAGTGTTTTTCTAAATTGACTTACCTTTGCTGGTGTTGATCGTTCTATGTGACTTCGTAGTATGTCTGTGTTTGTTATTATTCCAAGTACTTTATGGTTTTCATCTGTTACTGGTAATCTTGATATACCTAGACGAAACATTACACGTGATGCATCATTTATTGATAGTTCTTCATTTGCTATTACAATATCATCTGACATCATTCCTTCAACAGTAGGTGTTATATCTCGTATTAGGAGGTCTGATGCTGTGATTATTCCGACTATTTCATTGTCTTTTTCTACTGGGAATCCATCATGTCCTGTTTTTTTGATTATATTTTTTATTTCTGTTATTGGCATGTCTGGTGTTACTGTTATAACGTTTTTTGTCATGTAGTCTTTTACTTTTTTTGTGGATTCACTCATAATATTCATACCTTCTTTATAATTC
Protein-coding regions in this window:
- a CDS encoding ArnT family glycosyltransferase, with translation MADLYMSNGLVFWDYLTVAPAGRLIMYPPLFHLFLAGISCITGLSLKDVCVLLEPFFTFILVGIITYMAYRLFDNVKYGFFTGLFSMICFATFNRGVICTPATITMAFMIICCVMFYMGFNDNKLKYVLISAVSLGLIANLHMATFIITCGVIGLYAVVQLIRGKINIKYLLVFIIVSCIIALPWWIYVEIKYGLFFNSLGGNPLRFDEFLAKYFGIIPTIFMIIGVYFLLKKRSEKSLFLLLWAFSIVCVSQVVYFGVQTVSIRILEISAYPLVFIAGYGFMQVIGKITNKNYKKIVIILLLIYATSTSMAYTDSYTPELLTPDENDIMILPDSIHMVLDPVGSTYKPSIISSRYGNSTLAHDRYDVMEWFTNNTDHKIAVCEDSILDTIIVSTSRTPVIYGGFTESIPEYVVDPVHIIENHSTVNELHDLNIEYLVLNHDTPIPFYAKCVYENSNYKICKINI
- the hisE gene encoding phosphoribosyl-ATP diphosphatase, with the translated sequence MPKDDIIREVYNTLVERKENPSDSYTSKLMQDSDKKAEDKILEKLGEEATEVILASKNSEDLVHESADLIFFILVDLVYKGIPLDDVFDELISRHK
- a CDS encoding CBS domain-containing ParB/RepB/Spo0J family partition protein translates to MSESTKKVKDYMTKNVITVTPDMPITEIKNIIKKTGHDGFPVEKDNEIVGIITASDLLIRDITPTVEGMMSDDIVIANEELSINDASRVMFRLGISRLPVTDENHKVLGIITNTDILRSHIERSTPAKVSQFRKTLEQLYNIKTSLTKQKVPIKSLQPTQDRVYADELQGRTYEIERGLAEPIIVVEKTDGKYLVVDGHHRLVACYEMGKDELTANVIKLDKNIKLGIEKTAENNGIFTIDDINIISDAQHPLIAITGSLRDKNTAIK